One region of Catenuloplanes indicus genomic DNA includes:
- a CDS encoding transglycosylase domain-containing protein, protein MERTTSAVGRLAALLRTGIIVGVILAGMAYPLAALAGLGAKAGIEKVRELPHELTVPPSAQTSYVYAADGKTLITMFYEEHRKPVAIADVSEHVQHAIIAAEDTRFYEHNGVDMKGAARAFVANQRAGGVSQGASTLTMQYVRMALRDGAESPVEALAATEQTTGRKLREMRLAMEIEKRMSKEQILEGYLNSAYFGHRAYGIAAASEVFFSKDAKSLTVAEAALLAGLVKAPSAYDPAGRDAEAAIARRDYVIDRMAEAGFITAREAEKEKKTPIALKLTDPPNDCVSVAEDVNDWGFFCDYVKNWWMQQDAFGADPAARLDRLRRGGYRIVTTLDPAVQASALKNVLDKERTRSRFAHGSVAIEPGTGHVRAMAVNRVYSLDQKDNGRHSDPRQRRAGLLGNYPNTVNPLLGGGDMPGYQAGSTFKLFTMLAALDEGMPLSTSYYAPPRLKTKYPADWGDPTKCGDRWCVRNASSSMTGRKNMWSGFGQSVNTYFVQLEQKVGAHRAVRMAERLGLRWRTEIDRVQASPERARGWGAFTLGVADTTPLEMANAFATVAADGRYCEPLPVLSVTSPDGTPARRTVDGAPVDVAAPRCHQAIPADVARAATDAARCTTGSSDSGRCGGWSTAPDVRGTVDRQVAGKSGTTDNYQASWFVGYVPQLAVAAFLADPDNPQHRVGTSNGYKSRVTVAETLRDAMKDQPVEKFTPPSKELTRGSDWDRDRYRYRDRWR, encoded by the coding sequence CCGCGGACGGCAAGACGCTGATCACGATGTTCTACGAGGAGCATCGCAAGCCGGTCGCGATCGCCGACGTCTCCGAGCACGTCCAGCACGCGATCATCGCGGCCGAGGACACACGCTTCTACGAGCACAACGGCGTCGACATGAAGGGCGCGGCCCGCGCGTTCGTGGCGAACCAGCGCGCCGGCGGCGTCTCCCAGGGCGCCTCCACGCTGACCATGCAGTACGTCCGGATGGCGCTGCGCGACGGCGCCGAGTCCCCGGTCGAGGCGCTCGCCGCCACCGAGCAGACCACCGGCCGCAAACTGCGCGAGATGCGGCTGGCGATGGAGATCGAGAAGCGGATGTCCAAGGAGCAGATCCTGGAGGGCTACCTCAACTCGGCCTATTTCGGGCACCGTGCGTACGGCATCGCGGCCGCGTCCGAGGTCTTCTTCTCCAAGGACGCGAAGTCGCTCACCGTCGCCGAGGCCGCGCTGCTGGCCGGCCTGGTCAAGGCGCCGTCCGCGTACGATCCGGCCGGCCGGGACGCGGAAGCCGCGATCGCCCGCCGGGACTACGTGATCGACCGGATGGCCGAGGCCGGCTTCATCACCGCCCGCGAGGCGGAGAAGGAGAAGAAGACGCCGATCGCTCTGAAGCTGACCGACCCGCCGAACGACTGCGTCTCGGTCGCCGAGGACGTCAACGACTGGGGCTTCTTCTGCGACTACGTCAAGAACTGGTGGATGCAGCAGGACGCGTTCGGCGCGGACCCGGCCGCGCGGCTGGACCGGCTGCGCCGCGGCGGCTACCGCATCGTGACCACGCTCGACCCGGCCGTGCAGGCCAGCGCGCTGAAGAACGTGCTGGACAAGGAGCGCACGCGCAGCCGGTTCGCGCACGGCTCGGTTGCGATCGAGCCGGGCACCGGGCACGTGCGCGCGATGGCGGTCAACCGGGTCTACTCGCTGGACCAGAAGGACAACGGCAGGCACAGCGACCCGCGGCAGCGCCGGGCCGGACTGCTCGGCAACTACCCGAACACGGTCAACCCGCTGCTCGGCGGCGGCGACATGCCCGGATACCAGGCGGGCTCCACGTTCAAGCTGTTCACCATGCTGGCCGCGCTGGACGAGGGCATGCCGCTGAGCACCAGCTACTACGCGCCGCCGCGGCTCAAGACGAAGTACCCGGCGGACTGGGGCGACCCGACCAAGTGCGGCGACCGGTGGTGCGTGCGCAACGCCAGCAGCTCGATGACCGGGCGGAAGAACATGTGGTCCGGCTTCGGCCAGTCGGTGAACACGTACTTCGTGCAGCTGGAACAGAAGGTCGGCGCGCACCGCGCGGTGCGCATGGCGGAGCGTCTCGGGCTGCGCTGGCGTACCGAGATCGACCGGGTCCAGGCCTCGCCGGAGCGGGCGCGCGGCTGGGGCGCGTTCACGCTCGGCGTCGCGGACACCACGCCGCTGGAGATGGCGAACGCGTTCGCGACCGTGGCCGCGGACGGCCGGTACTGCGAGCCGCTGCCGGTGCTGTCCGTGACGAGCCCGGACGGCACCCCGGCACGGCGGACCGTGGACGGTGCCCCGGTCGACGTGGCCGCGCCGCGCTGCCACCAGGCGATCCCGGCCGACGTCGCGCGCGCGGCGACGGACGCGGCCCGGTGCACCACCGGCTCCTCGGACAGCGGCCGGTGCGGCGGCTGGTCGACCGCGCCGGACGTGCGCGGCACCGTCGACCGCCAGGTGGCCGGCAAGTCCGGCACCACGGACAACTACCAGGCGTCCTGGTTCGTCGGGTACGTCCCGCAGCTGGCCGTGGCCGCGTTCCTGGCCGATCCGGACAATCCGCAGCACCGGGTCGGCACCAGCAACGGCTACAAGTCGCGGGTCACGGTCGCGGAGACGCTGCGCGACGCGATGAAGGACCAGCCGGTCGAGAAGTTCACCCCGCCGTCGAAGGAGCTGACCCGCGGTTCCGACTGGGACCGGGATCGCTACCGCTACCGCGACCGGTGGCGTTAG
- a CDS encoding GNAT family N-acetyltransferase produces MTGLVAVRTFPALTVSTPRLLVRALTGADAKQIGAVFSDRLTRRWLPFGEESIDGLEWCTDEAQERRDSGAGDHLGIVRREDDRLIGSLWTKRTDWAGRVTELSVALEPAARGYGLAAEAVIAVSFALIMEHGFARLEIRVPPGNVAARRVAEKAGFSYEGVLRSAGHVLGDRADLEVWSLVAADLR; encoded by the coding sequence GTGACTGGCCTTGTGGCGGTGCGCACGTTCCCGGCGCTGACCGTCTCCACCCCTCGTCTGCTCGTCCGCGCACTGACCGGCGCCGACGCGAAGCAGATAGGGGCCGTCTTCAGCGACCGCCTGACCCGGCGCTGGCTGCCGTTCGGCGAGGAGTCGATCGACGGCCTGGAGTGGTGCACGGACGAGGCGCAGGAGCGGCGGGACAGTGGGGCCGGCGATCACCTCGGCATCGTCCGCCGCGAGGACGACCGGCTGATCGGCAGCCTCTGGACGAAGCGCACCGACTGGGCCGGCCGGGTGACCGAGCTCAGCGTGGCGCTGGAGCCGGCCGCGCGTGGCTACGGGCTGGCCGCGGAGGCGGTGATCGCGGTGTCGTTCGCCCTGATCATGGAGCACGGTTTCGCGCGGCTGGAGATCCGGGTGCCGCCCGGCAACGTGGCCGCCCGGCGCGTCGCGGAGAAGGCCGGCTTCAGCTACGAGGGCGTGCTGCGCAGCGCCGGGCACGTGCTCGGCGACCGCGCCGACCTCGAGGTGTGGTCGTTGGTCGCGGCCGACCTGCGCTAG
- a CDS encoding SURF1 family cytochrome oxidase biogenesis protein: MYRFLFTPRWLGYLALALAAAAVMVLLGNWQLSRYQERTAINDRIDRADSVAPVPLGETVAAPTATGTPGPAPGQDAEWTRVTVTGVYDPAHEILARSRTVAGQVGFEVVTPLRLADGTAVLVDRGWIPPADGGALARPAIPPAPAGTVTVIGKIRLSESKAGAVERLDGRLETRRIGLAMLAPELPYPIYGTFLQLTEQQPAADPIFTQIEARHENAWQNGGYAVQWWLFAALTLVGFAWAARREARGPVTPAGSRLAEDAEHYANVASEKP; this comes from the coding sequence GTGTACCGCTTCCTGTTCACCCCCCGCTGGCTGGGCTACCTCGCGCTCGCCCTCGCCGCGGCCGCGGTCATGGTGCTGCTCGGCAACTGGCAGCTGAGCCGCTATCAGGAACGCACCGCGATCAACGACCGGATCGACCGGGCGGACAGCGTCGCACCGGTCCCGCTCGGCGAGACCGTGGCCGCACCCACCGCGACCGGCACCCCAGGGCCCGCGCCCGGCCAGGACGCGGAGTGGACCCGCGTCACCGTCACCGGCGTCTACGACCCGGCCCACGAGATCCTGGCCCGCAGCCGTACCGTGGCCGGTCAGGTCGGTTTCGAGGTGGTCACGCCGCTGCGGCTGGCGGACGGCACCGCGGTGCTCGTCGACCGCGGCTGGATCCCGCCGGCTGACGGCGGCGCGCTGGCCCGCCCGGCGATCCCACCGGCGCCGGCCGGCACCGTCACGGTGATCGGCAAGATCCGCCTGTCGGAGAGCAAGGCCGGTGCGGTCGAGCGGCTGGACGGCCGACTGGAGACCCGGCGGATCGGCCTGGCCATGCTCGCACCGGAGCTGCCGTACCCGATCTATGGCACGTTCTTGCAGCTCACCGAGCAGCAGCCGGCCGCCGACCCGATCTTCACGCAGATCGAGGCGCGCCACGAGAACGCCTGGCAGAACGGCGGCTACGCGGTCCAGTGGTGGCTCTTCGCCGCGCTCACGCTGGTCGGCTTCGCCTGGGCCGCCCGCCGCGAGGCCCGTGGCCCGGTCACGCCGGCCGGCAGCCGCCTCGCGGAGGACGCCGAGCACTACGCGAACGTCGCTTCCGAAAAACCCTGA
- a CDS encoding methyl-accepting chemotaxis protein, with amino-acid sequence MRGPVAAFRDLRVAGKLALSFTVVLLLSLVIGLVGMVQLHRAQDRLQGMYRDSLQAIYWLGLVDTANQEIGRELFNYALAPTEAATAEVANEMAATDEELDENWALYTATDMTGREEARDRFAAALTEFRQARTEELIPAAESSDFDAFLTAYDARGRALERAMSEALDDLQGIEDAAARTALDDATAASSAAATLIWGLIAGAIALSVAVVIVISRMIAGPLGRTVSVLTELAEGGLDQRLDVTGRDEVGRMATSLNTALDRIAGAMREIGTNVGTLGSSSEELSAVAGRVNDSATRSSAQAQAASSAAEQISVNISTIAAGSDEIGASISEIARSTSSAADVAAGAVTASARAGEILDQLGASSAEIGNVVKLITAIAEQTNLLALNATIEAARAGDAGKGFAVVASEVKDLAQETARATGDISTRVAAIQSDAAAAVAAIADISGVIEQINATQSAIAAAVEEQTATTAEMSRNVNEVAAGSSEISANVTGVAEAAAETTGAAADTAQASADLARVATALQRNLALFRY; translated from the coding sequence ATGAGGGGACCGGTGGCCGCGTTCCGTGACCTGCGGGTCGCGGGCAAGCTGGCGCTCAGCTTCACGGTGGTCCTGCTGTTGTCGCTGGTGATCGGCCTGGTCGGGATGGTGCAGCTGCACCGGGCGCAGGACCGGCTGCAGGGCATGTACCGGGACAGCCTGCAGGCGATCTACTGGCTCGGCCTGGTCGACACGGCCAACCAGGAGATCGGCCGGGAGCTGTTCAACTACGCGCTGGCGCCGACCGAGGCCGCGACGGCCGAGGTCGCGAACGAGATGGCGGCGACCGACGAGGAGCTGGACGAGAACTGGGCACTCTACACCGCCACCGACATGACCGGCCGGGAGGAGGCGCGGGACCGGTTCGCCGCCGCGCTCACCGAGTTCCGGCAGGCCCGGACCGAGGAGCTGATCCCGGCCGCCGAGTCGAGCGACTTCGACGCGTTCCTCACCGCGTACGACGCGCGGGGCCGGGCGCTGGAGCGCGCGATGAGCGAGGCGCTGGACGACCTGCAGGGCATCGAGGATGCCGCCGCGCGGACCGCGCTGGACGACGCGACCGCCGCCTCGTCCGCGGCCGCCACGCTGATCTGGGGGTTGATCGCGGGGGCGATCGCGCTCAGCGTGGCGGTGGTGATCGTGATCAGCCGAATGATCGCCGGACCGCTCGGCCGTACCGTGTCGGTCCTGACCGAGCTGGCCGAAGGCGGTCTCGACCAGCGGCTGGACGTGACCGGGCGGGACGAGGTGGGCCGGATGGCCACGTCGCTGAACACCGCGCTGGACCGGATCGCCGGCGCGATGCGGGAGATCGGCACGAACGTCGGCACGCTCGGTTCCTCCAGCGAGGAGCTGTCCGCGGTCGCCGGCCGGGTCAACGACTCGGCCACGCGTTCCTCCGCGCAGGCACAGGCCGCGTCGTCCGCGGCGGAGCAGATCAGCGTGAACATCTCCACGATCGCGGCCGGCAGTGACGAGATCGGCGCGTCGATCTCGGAGATCGCCCGGTCCACGTCCAGCGCCGCGGACGTCGCGGCCGGCGCGGTGACCGCGTCCGCGCGCGCCGGCGAGATCCTCGACCAGCTCGGCGCGTCGTCCGCGGAGATCGGCAACGTGGTCAAGCTGATCACCGCGATCGCGGAGCAGACCAATCTGCTCGCACTGAACGCCACGATCGAGGCGGCCCGGGCCGGTGACGCGGGCAAGGGCTTCGCGGTGGTGGCCAGCGAGGTCAAGGACCTGGCGCAGGAGACCGCGCGGGCGACCGGCGACATCTCGACCAGGGTCGCGGCGATCCAGAGCGACGCGGCGGCCGCGGTGGCCGCGATCGCCGACATCAGCGGCGTGATCGAGCAAATCAACGCGACCCAGAGCGCGATCGCGGCGGCGGTCGAGGAGCAGACCGCGACCACGGCGGAGATGAGCCGCAACGTGAACGAGGTCGCCGCCGGCTCGTCCGAGATCAGCGCGAACGTGACCGGCGTGGCGGAGGCGGCGGCCGAGACGACCGGCGCGGCCGCGGACACGGCGCAGGCGTCGGCCGATCTGGCCCGGGTGGCCACCGCGTTGCAGCGGAACCTCGCGCTGTTCCGGTATTGA
- a CDS encoding YceI family protein: MVIPSPGTYELDEAHKRVGFTAQHMMVSPVRGEFTQARATITVADDPLQSTVTAVIQANSIDTTNPERDAHLSGTDFLDVETFPTLEFRSTGVKYEEPDDAIFSWAKMRAGNKLTRRSMATVPEPAGKRSGRFVLSGDLRIKDVTHPVELKVEFGGARRDPYGRDIVGFSAHTEINREDYGLLWNVALESGGVLVGKKVRIEIAGEAIRAA, translated from the coding sequence ATGGTCATTCCGTCGCCCGGGACATACGAGCTGGACGAGGCGCACAAGCGGGTGGGCTTCACGGCACAGCACATGATGGTCAGTCCGGTGCGCGGCGAGTTCACCCAGGCGCGGGCCACGATTACGGTGGCGGACGACCCGCTGCAATCAACTGTGACGGCCGTCATTCAGGCGAACTCTATCGACACCACCAATCCGGAACGTGACGCGCATCTCTCCGGCACCGATTTCCTCGACGTCGAGACGTTCCCGACGCTCGAATTCCGGAGCACCGGCGTGAAATACGAGGAGCCGGACGACGCCATCTTCTCCTGGGCGAAGATGCGGGCCGGCAACAAGCTCACCCGCCGTTCCATGGCCACCGTGCCCGAGCCGGCCGGCAAGCGGTCCGGCAGGTTCGTGCTCTCCGGCGACCTGCGGATCAAGGACGTGACCCACCCGGTCGAGCTAAAGGTGGAGTTCGGCGGCGCGCGGCGCGATCCGTACGGCCGGGACATCGTGGGTTTCAGCGCGCACACCGAGATCAACCGCGAGGATTACGGCCTGCTCTGGAACGTGGCGCTGGAGAGCGGCGGCGTCCTGGTCGGCAAGAAGGTCCGGATCGAGATAGCCGGCGAGGCCATCCGCGCGGCATGA
- a CDS encoding M48 family metallopeptidase: MTTDPTGNTPARRRVTLTGISSRAWEHPADRGALTALRELRGFDDVVKAFFGMWNERGFRLSYLAGGIRVDHRQYPSVYARYAEAGAALDIEELPELYVEQNPMIGGKAIGLDRPFIVITTGAVQQLDDEELRTLLGHELGHVRSGHAVYKTILMVLTRWATNIAWLPVGAIAIRAIIAAMYEWWRKAELSADRAGLLAGQDPAAALRLLMKLAGGGDLSQIDTTAFLEQAAEYAGGGDVRDSLHKLRMTAWSSHPVPVARAADLRQWTDSGAYARILGGDYPHRDTDGDAKVSDAAKEAAESYRESFANSTDPLVGLVRRVGGGAADIGEWAGSQAGKARDWASTAADSAARAARRRPPGTNGGADQQ; encoded by the coding sequence ATGACGACCGACCCCACAGGCAACACCCCGGCTCGGCGACGGGTGACGCTCACCGGCATCAGCTCGCGGGCCTGGGAGCACCCGGCCGACCGGGGCGCGCTCACCGCGCTGCGCGAGCTGCGCGGCTTCGACGACGTGGTGAAGGCGTTCTTCGGCATGTGGAACGAGCGCGGTTTCCGCCTGTCGTACCTGGCCGGCGGCATCCGCGTGGACCACCGGCAGTACCCGTCGGTCTACGCGCGCTACGCGGAGGCCGGTGCCGCGCTCGACATCGAGGAGCTGCCCGAGCTGTACGTCGAGCAGAACCCGATGATCGGCGGCAAGGCGATCGGCCTGGACCGCCCGTTCATCGTGATCACCACCGGCGCGGTCCAGCAGCTCGACGACGAGGAGCTGCGCACGCTGCTCGGGCACGAGCTGGGCCACGTGCGCAGCGGCCACGCGGTCTACAAGACGATCCTGATGGTGCTGACCCGCTGGGCGACGAACATCGCCTGGCTGCCGGTCGGCGCGATCGCGATCCGGGCGATCATCGCGGCGATGTACGAGTGGTGGCGCAAGGCCGAGCTCTCCGCGGACCGGGCCGGTCTGCTCGCCGGGCAGGACCCGGCCGCGGCGCTGCGCCTGCTGATGAAGCTGGCCGGCGGCGGCGACCTCAGCCAGATCGACACCACCGCGTTCCTGGAGCAGGCCGCGGAGTACGCCGGCGGCGGCGACGTCCGGGACAGCCTGCACAAGCTGCGGATGACCGCGTGGAGCAGCCACCCGGTGCCGGTCGCGCGCGCGGCCGACCTGCGCCAGTGGACCGACTCCGGGGCGTACGCGCGGATTCTCGGCGGCGACTACCCGCACCGCGACACGGACGGCGACGCCAAGGTCAGCGACGCGGCGAAGGAGGCCGCGGAGTCGTACCGCGAATCCTTCGCGAACTCGACCGATCCGCTGGTCGGCCTGGTCCGGCGGGTCGGCGGCGGCGCGGCCGACATCGGCGAGTGGGCCGGCAGCCAGGCCGGCAAGGCACGCGACTGGGCGAGCACCGCGGCGGACTCCGCGGCCCGCGCGGCCCGGCGCCGCCCGCCGGGCACGAACGGCGGCGCCGACCAGCAATAA